In Opitutaceae bacterium TAV5, one genomic interval encodes:
- a CDS encoding membrane protein — MPVTRLASTFRITLPLLLLAGLGSAAWWLHGSAAYGRAGSWALLSGAVFGVLLQRSRFCFYCGLREFIEERDARPVLGLLAALAAGTVGYLVIFGAWVPFPEAGHLPPRAHIGPAGWHLLVGGFAFGAGMALSGSCLSAHLYRLGEGSLLAPVALAGAAGGFILGFNSWEFFYLHAVTEAPVVWLPRTAGGYALAAVVQLAVIGLLAFLVWRRGRVDPLPSAARPPRTLATLAEAVFVRRWPHWIGGVGAGLLGAAVYLRATPLGVTAELGRLSRKLGTHWGVSPLSLPGLDGLAGCATGDPAGAAALTPNALFVVGLVAAAVAAGVGSGAFVPERPPWPRVVLALAGGVLLGFGSMISLGCTIGTLLSGVNALALSGWIFAAALFGGVWTGLKFRRRIGQ, encoded by the coding sequence ATGCCCGTCACCCGCCTCGCCTCGACCTTTCGCATAACCCTCCCGCTGCTGCTGCTCGCCGGCCTCGGCTCCGCGGCGTGGTGGCTGCACGGCAGCGCGGCCTACGGGCGCGCCGGTTCGTGGGCCCTGCTGAGCGGGGCGGTTTTCGGCGTGCTCCTGCAACGTTCGCGTTTCTGCTTCTATTGCGGGCTACGCGAATTTATCGAGGAGCGCGACGCCCGCCCCGTCCTCGGCCTGCTGGCCGCGCTCGCTGCGGGCACGGTCGGCTACCTCGTCATTTTCGGAGCCTGGGTGCCGTTTCCCGAGGCCGGGCATCTGCCGCCGCGCGCGCACATCGGGCCGGCCGGCTGGCATTTGCTGGTCGGCGGCTTCGCGTTCGGCGCGGGCATGGCGCTTTCCGGTTCGTGCCTGAGCGCGCATCTCTACCGGTTGGGCGAAGGTTCGCTGCTCGCCCCGGTCGCCCTCGCGGGGGCTGCCGGAGGTTTCATCCTCGGGTTCAATTCGTGGGAGTTTTTTTACCTGCACGCCGTCACGGAAGCGCCGGTCGTGTGGCTGCCGCGCACGGCGGGAGGCTACGCCCTCGCCGCGGTTGTCCAGCTCGCGGTGATCGGCCTGCTCGCCTTTCTCGTGTGGCGGCGCGGGCGCGTGGATCCGCTGCCGTCGGCCGCGCGACCCCCGCGCACGCTGGCCACGCTGGCGGAGGCGGTTTTCGTGCGGCGCTGGCCGCACTGGATCGGCGGCGTCGGCGCGGGGTTGCTCGGCGCGGCGGTGTACCTGCGCGCCACGCCGCTCGGCGTCACGGCCGAACTGGGCCGCCTCTCGCGCAAGCTCGGCACGCACTGGGGCGTGTCGCCGCTTTCGCTGCCGGGACTCGACGGGCTGGCCGGCTGCGCCACGGGCGATCCCGCCGGGGCCGCCGCGCTCACGCCCAACGCGCTCTTTGTCGTCGGCCTCGTCGCCGCGGCGGTGGCGGCGGGCGTGGGTTCGGGGGCGTTCGTGCCGGAACGTCCGCCGTGGCCGCGCGTCGTCCTTGCCCTGGCCGGCGGTGTGCTGCTCGGCTTCGGCTCGATGATCTCGCTCGGTTGCACCATCGGCACGCTGCTTTCCGGGGTGAATGCGCTGGCGCTCTCGGGCTGGATTTTTGCCGCGGCGCTTTTCGGCGGCGTGTGGACGGGGCTGAAATTCCGCCGGAGGATCGGTCAATGA
- a CDS encoding sulfurtransferase, which produces MKSRLASALAAALVAAVAVATPASVSAKEVLVTTEWAAQNAANPAVRIIEVSVNPGLYEQGHIPGAHNVSWHSDLVDTVRRDIVSQEQFEALASRLGITPETTVVLYGDNNNWFAAWGAWIFNVYGHGDVRLVDGGRKKWEAEKRPLDTIPASARATQYQVTQVNSDLRARLPDVVAAAEGKADVKLLDIRSPDEYSGKLFAPANSKELSIRAGHVPGAVNVPWVKAVNEDGTFKSPEELKALYADVGVDGSKPAIVYCRIGERSSHTWFALTQILGYPARQYDGSWTEYGNAVGVPIDNPSGTVWDGK; this is translated from the coding sequence ATGAAATCCCGTCTCGCCTCCGCGCTCGCGGCCGCCCTGGTGGCCGCCGTCGCAGTCGCCACTCCCGCCAGCGTCTCCGCCAAAGAGGTGCTCGTCACCACCGAATGGGCGGCGCAAAACGCCGCGAATCCCGCCGTCCGTATCATCGAGGTCTCCGTCAATCCGGGGCTCTACGAGCAGGGTCACATCCCCGGCGCGCACAACGTGAGCTGGCACTCCGATCTCGTGGACACGGTCCGCCGCGACATCGTCTCGCAAGAGCAATTCGAGGCGCTCGCCTCGCGCCTCGGCATCACGCCGGAAACCACCGTCGTCCTCTACGGCGACAACAACAACTGGTTCGCCGCCTGGGGCGCGTGGATTTTTAATGTCTACGGTCACGGCGACGTGCGCCTTGTCGACGGCGGACGCAAGAAATGGGAAGCCGAAAAACGTCCGCTCGACACCATTCCCGCCTCCGCCCGCGCGACGCAGTACCAGGTGACGCAGGTCAACTCCGACCTCCGCGCGCGCCTGCCCGACGTGGTCGCCGCCGCCGAAGGCAAGGCCGACGTGAAGCTCCTCGATATCCGGTCCCCGGACGAGTACTCCGGAAAACTCTTCGCCCCGGCCAACAGCAAGGAACTCTCCATCCGCGCGGGCCACGTGCCGGGCGCGGTCAACGTGCCCTGGGTCAAGGCCGTCAACGAGGACGGCACCTTCAAGTCGCCCGAAGAACTGAAGGCCCTCTACGCCGATGTCGGCGTCGACGGCAGCAAGCCGGCCATCGTCTACTGCCGCATCGGCGAGCGTTCCAGCCACACCTGGTTCGCGCTCACGCAGATTCTCGGGTATCCGGCCAGGCAATACGACGGTTCCTGGACCGAATACGGCAACGCCGTCGGCGTGCCCATCGACAATCCCTCGGGCACCGTCTGGGACGGGAAGTAA
- a CDS encoding DNA-binding protein yields the protein MKTTESATLTRKFEIPLATPTDLTAKATKDLSGALNTLLADVFALFLKTKNFHWHISGPHFRDYHLLLDEQAAQLLALTDDLAERVRKIGGTTLRSIGHISRLQRVLDNDADYVEPLDMLAELREDNQTLIVHLRKAHEVCDEHHDIATASLIENWVDEAERRVWFLFETTRTGTPRH from the coding sequence GTGAAAACCACCGAATCCGCCACACTCACCCGCAAATTCGAAATCCCGCTGGCCACGCCCACGGATCTCACCGCGAAAGCCACGAAGGATCTCTCCGGAGCCCTGAACACGCTGCTCGCCGACGTCTTCGCGCTCTTCCTGAAAACGAAAAATTTCCACTGGCATATCAGCGGCCCGCACTTCCGCGATTATCACCTCCTTCTCGACGAGCAGGCGGCCCAGTTGCTCGCGTTGACCGACGACCTCGCCGAGCGCGTGCGCAAGATCGGCGGCACCACGTTGCGATCCATCGGCCACATCTCGCGCCTGCAGCGCGTGCTCGACAACGATGCGGACTACGTCGAACCCCTCGACATGCTCGCCGAGCTGCGCGAGGACAACCAGACGCTCATCGTCCATCTGCGCAAGGCGCATGAGGTGTGTGACGAACACCACGACATCGCCACGGCCAGCCTCATCGAGAACTGGGTGGACGAGGCCGAGCGCCGCGTCTGGTTCCTCTTCGAGACCACCCGCACCGGCACGCCGCGGCACTGA